The Doryrhamphus excisus isolate RoL2022-K1 chromosome 18, RoL_Dexc_1.0, whole genome shotgun sequence genome contains a region encoding:
- the klhdc7a gene encoding kelch domain-containing protein 7A codes for MAIADLLGVQFDMQLLVKMSISVGTMLLVSLAYRFYSSRNREESSVQDSQAPQTCLRCKTVLQGTGTDDESSLVDEPSSGSTKADDYATQELGNMAHSTQHTDKEVALVTSWDTSTDQPSLDLLDPKKNGLASSKGRRSPCLLKKLDGGTGVGRELRNDLEQHGVYSSFYSKAEVKVEDAKLVPESPEDQIVLGKIYEYYVESSSHFTTEPTSLLGKNEKKSESQEEHEGHRNMADSPSSAEPDVTEGSESVGNQKLMSSQGSVPVCKQSDLSAGSPLPPSVSSTSTDPLAVSPSTNNTCLSVNKGSDQGAGPVSPLVHLSAKNPDFETLKSQVDLGNCLEVLHFAKKNGQSSVEQAALRFMSNNYFQVLQDTNLYGRLTDASREQLQRQRTRGKRFIMVADMNPQDWSRNTGATRRMSSALYYYNDCVDAWQMLCPIPQEVISKACAMCTMDNYLFVAVGCQGTDSEMSPSKRVFCYNPLTDIWKEISPMNEARPRCKLAALDGHVYAIGGECLSSVERYDPRLDRWTFVAPLPNDTFAVAHHVTVCNGELFVSGGSLRCMLLRYSPKTDTWRGSLLASGKDRIVDMVAVGSFLYRFEVNSHLGVSVYRYHTVARLWYECATKRLAHCPAFQCVAMDDCVYCVSRHFTLKFEADEVSPAFADDNFSVPPAAKGLLVPFVLSLPDKRPLQTSV; via the coding sequence ATGGCCATTGCAGATCTTTTAGGAGTCCAATTCGACATGCAGCTGCTGGTCAAGATGAGTATTTCTGTGGGGACAATGCTTCTGGTGTCGTTGGCCTACAGGTTCTACAGCTCCAGGAACAGAGAAGAAAGCTCGGTCCAGGACAGCCAAGCACCACAGACTTGCCTGAGGTGCAAGACAGTCCTGCAGGGCACTGGTACGGATGATGAATCTTCGCTCGTTGATGAGCCATCATCTGGAAGTACCAAGGCAGATGATTATGCAACCCAAGAACTTGGTAACATGGCACACAGTACTCAACACACTGACAAAGAAGTGGCATTGGTGACCTCCTGGGATACTTCAACCGATCAACCGTCTCTGGACCTTCTCgatccaaaaaaaaacgggcTAGCCAGTTCAAAAGGCAGACGTTCGCCTTGCTTGTTGAAGAAGTTGGACGGCGGTACAGGCGTGGGCAGAGAACTGAGGAACGACTTGGAGCAACATGGTGTCTACTCTAGCTTCTACTCCAAGGCAGAGGTCAAGGTGGAGGATGCCAAACTTGTACCGGAAAGTCCAGAAGACCAGATAGTGCTTGGAAAGATATACGAATACTATGTGGAGAGTTCTTCTCACTTTACTACAGAGCCAACCTCCCTGTTGGGTAAGAATGAGAAGAAATCTGAGTCCCAAGAAGAGCATGAAGGCCATCGCAACATGGCAGATTCTCCTTCTTCTGCAGAACCTGACGTTACTGAGGGATCCGAGTCTGTTGGGAATCAAAAGCTGATGTCCTCGCAAGGGTCTGTACCCGTATGCAAGCAAAGCGATCTGTCTGCTGGAAGTCCACTTCCACCCTCTGTCAGCTCAACCAGCACTGATCCCCTGGCGGTCAGTCCTTCCACAAATAATACATGCCTCAGCGTGAATAAAGGATCTGATCAAGGAGCTGGACCAGTCAGTCCTTTGGTACACCTTTCCGCTAAAAATCCAGATTTTGAAACCCTAAAAAGTCAAGTGGATCTAGGTAACTGTCTTGAGGTGCTccattttgccaaaaaaaacggGCAGAGCTCTGTGGAGCAAGCAGCCCTCAGGTTCATGTCCAACAACTACTTCCAGGTCCTGCAGGACACCAACCTTTATGGGCGGCTCACAGATGCCTCACGGGAACAACTACAGAGGCAAAGAACAAGAGGAAAACGATTCATTATGGTGGCAGATATGAACCCCCAAGACTGGTCGAGGAACACCGGAGCAACGAGAAGAATGTCTAGCGCTTTGTACTATTATAACGACTGCGTGGATGCTTGGCAGATGCTTTGCCCCATCCCGCAGGAAGTCATCAGCAAAGCCTGTGCCATGTGCACAATGGATAACTACTTATTTGTTGCGGTGGGATGCCAAGGAACCGATAGTGAAATGAGCCCCTCCAAGCGAGTGTTCTGCTACAATCCATTGACAGACATTTGGAAGGAGATCAGTCCCATGAATGAAGCCAGACCTCGCTGTAAATTGGCTGCACTGGACGGCCACGTCTACGCCATCGGCGGGGAGTGCCTCTCCTCAGTCGAGCGCTATGACCCACGATTGGACAGATGGACTTTTGTGGCCCCTCTCCCTAACGATACATTTGCCGTCGCCCATCATGTGACAGTATGCAACGGGGAGCTATTTGTGTCCGGGGGGAGTCTCCGTTGCATGCTGCTGCGCTACAGCCCCAAAACGGACACATGGAGGGGGAGTCTGCTGGCAAGCGGGAAAGACAGAATCGTAGACATGGTGGCCGTGGGATCGTTTCTGTATCGCTTTGAAGTCAACTCTCATCTGGGGGTTAGCGTGTACCGTTACCACACTGTGGCCCGACTGTGGTACGAGTGTGCCACCAAACGCCTTGCCCACTGCCCCGCTTTCCAGTGTGTCGCGATGGACGATTGTGTCTACTGTGTCAGCCGCCACTTCACGCTGAAGTTTGAGGCTGACGAGGTCTCTCCTGCTTTCGCAGACGACAATTTCAGTGTCCCTCCTGCAGCCAAGGGCTTACTCGTTCCCTTTGTCTTGTCACTCCCTGATAAGAGGCCTCTCCAGACCAGTGTCTAG